The bacterium genomic interval CTCCAGATCTCCTATTTTTACCAAATCTCCTTCCACCGCACCCATCTCTCGTAAAGTTATATCAAGGCCCATCTTTTCTACCAAAGGACTATGGATAGTACTCAAACTCCAGATCTCCTATTTTTACCAAATCTCCTTCCATCGCACCCATCTCTCGTAAAACTTTATCAATACCCATCTTTTCTACCAGATGGTGCCAGTATGAAATTACTGAAAGATCTTCGAAATTTACTTCTTTGATAATTCTTTGAAGTTTTTCGCTTTCAATAATAAAACATCTATCTTCCTTGTGAATTTGAAAAGCTGGTTTTAATTTATATTCTTTAACTCTTAATCTGGGGATGGTCTCTTTAGGCAAAGTAGGAATTTTATTTAATGTTTGGCCAATCTTTTTAATTAAAATTTTAATATTCTTTTGGTTTAGGGCAGAAATGAAGATAATCTCTTTTTTTAAATTACTAAATATTTTCTTAACTTCTTTGATCTCTTCTTGATTAAGAAGATCAATCTTATTTCCCACTAAAAGTTGGGGTTTTTTAATTAGTTCTTGGTTATAAGTTTTTAGCTCTTGATTTAAAATGTGGTATTTTTTGACTACTTCTAAGTCGGTAACATCTACAAGGTGAACTAATATCTTTGTCCGTTCTATATGGCGAAGAAATTGATCTCCTAAGCCAACACCTTCCGAAGCTCCTTCTATAATTCCTGGCAAATCAGCCACGGTAAAAGAAATTTCTTCTTCTGGGTTGACTACTCCTAAATTAGGGGTTAAAGTAGTAAAAGGATATTCTCCAATCTTTGGTTTAGCCTTAGTCAACTTAGAAAGTAAAGTCGATTTTCCTACATTAGGATAACCAAGAATACCTACTTCGGCAATAAGCTTTAAGACTAATTTTAAATCTTTAGCTTCCCCTGGCTCTCCCTTTTGAGCAAATTTAGGAGTTTGTCTGGAGCTGGTGGCATACTTAGCATTCCCCTTGCCTCCTTTACCTCCATAAGCGACTACTACTTCTTCCTGATCTTCTGTAATATCCTCAATTAATTCTTGAGTAAGTAAATCGTAAATTTGTGTTCCCAAAGGAACTTCGATCAAAAGGTTCTTCCCGTTATGGCCAGAGCTATTATTTCCGTAACCTTGCTCTCCCTTTCCTGCTTGGTAATACCTCTTATCTTGAATGTCCCGTAAAGTCTTTAAGTTAAAATTTCCCTTGATGGTTACATCGCCACCCTTGCCTCCATTGCCTCCGTCTGGTCCCCCTAAAGGTTTATACTTCTCATGATGGAAACTGACACAACCATTTCCACCTTTGCCAGCACACACCTTTATTTTAATCTGGTCAACAAACATAAACTTTATCAGGAGACAACAATATTAATCTCTTTTTTACCTCGATTATTGGTTTTAAAACAAACATGTCCACTTACTTTAGCATAAAGAGTGTCATCGCTTCCTCTGCCCACATTAATTCCTGGAAAAAATTTAGTCCCTCTTTGTCTAACCAAGATAGAACCTCCAGTGACATACTGATTATGAGTCCTTTTTACACCTAATCTCTTTCCCGCACTATCTCTTCCATTGCGAGAACTTCCCATCCCTTTTTTATGAGCCATATCTTCTCCTTTCTAACTATTCACTATCTCTAAATGTTCTTGATATTGTTTCTTTATCTCTACCAGACTTAAGTACAAGGTTTCTAATAAAAGATCTGCTTTTTCTCTAAGTTCTGGAGCTAAATCTCCTATCTTTATGGTTAAGATTCCTTGTTCTTGATCTTTTTTAATTAGTAAGTTGATATTTAAATACTTACCTAAAGCTAAAATGGTATGGTGAAATAAGGTTGAGACTGCAGAACAAACAATATCTCTTCCTGGTTGATCATAAAAAGCATGACCATTACCAGAAAAAGCAATAATCTTCCCCTTTTGATCTCTATCAACCTTTATCTGGATCATGCTTTTAGTAGGTTATTTTCTTGACTAAAAGCTCTGTATATAACTGCCGGTGCCCTACTTTTCTTCGATAATCTTTTCTTCTTTTGTATTTGAAGGCGATTATTTTTTTCCCCTTAGGATGATTTAAGACCAAAGCTTCTACTTTGGCATTTTTTAAAACCTCGCCTATTAATATTGACTCCTCGTTCTGAACCATCTTTACTTCTTTAATCTCTATTAGATTGCCAATAGGAGTCTTTAAGTGGTCAACTCTGACCTTAACACCTTCACTGACTTGATATTGCTTTCCTCCTGTTTCTACGATGGCGTACAATATAATCCTCCTCAAATTTTATATCAAACTTAAATCTTATTACAAATAAATATTTTTGTCAAGAAATAAAAAGTGGGTTGTTAGCCACAAATAGAAATGTCCTATTTTTCGTCAAATAGAAATGTCCTTTTTTCATGTTTCAATTGGTAGTAGTTCTTTTTCTTTTCTCCTTCTATCTATCACATAGATGGAACCATGCAAGCTTTTAGCATATTGCTTAATCTCTGCTCCAATTTTAACTATTTCCGCATAATGAGTA includes:
- a CDS encoding DUF1967 domain-containing protein is translated as MGLDITLREMGAVEGDLVKIGDLE
- the obgE gene encoding GTPase ObgE codes for the protein MFVDQIKIKVCAGKGGNGCVSFHHEKYKPLGGPDGGNGGKGGDVTIKGNFNLKTLRDIQDKRYYQAGKGEQGYGNNSSGHNGKNLLIEVPLGTQIYDLLTQELIEDITEDQEEVVVAYGGKGGKGNAKYATSSRQTPKFAQKGEPGEAKDLKLVLKLIAEVGILGYPNVGKSTLLSKLTKAKPKIGEYPFTTLTPNLGVVNPEEEISFTVADLPGIIEGASEGVGLGDQFLRHIERTKILVHLVDVTDLEVVKKYHILNQELKTYNQELIKKPQLLVGNKIDLLNQEEIKEVKKIFSNLKKEIIFISALNQKNIKILIKKIGQTLNKIPTLPKETIPRLRVKEYKLKPAFQIHKEDRCFIIESEKLQRIIKEVNFEDLSVISYWHHLVEKMGIDKVLREMGAMEGDLVKIGDLEFEYYP
- the rpmA gene encoding 50S ribosomal protein L27 codes for the protein MAHKKGMGSSRNGRDSAGKRLGVKRTHNQYVTGGSILVRQRGTKFFPGINVGRGSDDTLYAKVSGHVCFKTNNRGKKEINIVVS
- a CDS encoding ribosomal-processing cysteine protease Prp translates to MIQIKVDRDQKGKIIAFSGNGHAFYDQPGRDIVCSAVSTLFHHTILALGKYLNINLLIKKDQEQGILTIKIGDLAPELREKADLLLETLYLSLVEIKKQYQEHLEIVNS
- the rplU gene encoding 50S ribosomal protein L21, with translation MYAIVETGGKQYQVSEGVKVRVDHLKTPIGNLIEIKEVKMVQNEESILIGEVLKNAKVEALVLNHPKGKKIIAFKYKRRKDYRRKVGHRQLYTELLVKKITY